One region of Ostrinia nubilalis chromosome 14, ilOstNubi1.1, whole genome shotgun sequence genomic DNA includes:
- the LOC135077919 gene encoding proteasome subunit alpha type-3, which produces MSSIGTGYDLSASQFSPDGRVFQVEYAAKAVENSGTVIGLRGKDGVVFGVEKLVTSKLYEPGANKRIFHVDEHVGMAVAGLISDARQIVETARSEASNYRSQYGIQVPLKYLNERVSMYMHAYTLYSAVRPYGCSVVMGTWTDYEGPQMYMLDPSGVSFSYFGCAVGKAKQAAKTEIEKLKLADLTVKDLVKEAARIIYLVHDELKDKQFELELSWVSQATKGKHEMVPREVASEAENQAKQALADIEDSDEGEM; this is translated from the exons ATGAGTTCAATCGGTACAGGA TATGATCTTTCGGCTTCACAATTCTCGCCGGACGGTCGTGTGTTCCAAGTGGAATATGCCGCGAAAGCTGTAGAAAATTCCGGCACAGTCATTGGGCTGAGAGGGAAAGATGGAGTTGTGTTTGGTGTTGAGAAGCTGGTGACATCAAAGTTGTATGAACCTGGTGCTAACAAGAGGATCTTTCATGTAGACGAACATGTTGGAATG GCCGTAGCAGGTCTCATATCAGATGCAAGACAGATCGTAGAAACAGCCCGTTCAGAAGCATCCAACTACAGATCACAGTACGGCATCCAGGTGCCTCTGAAGTACCTCAATGAACGTGTCTCCATGTACATGCACGCCTACACCTTGTACAGTGCTGTCCGTCCTTACGGTTGCTCCGTTGTGATGGGCACGTGGACGGATTACGAAGGACCACAGATGTACATGTTGGATCCTAGTGGAGTTTCATTT TCTTACTTTGGCTGTGCTGTAGGCAAAGCGAAGCAGGCTGCTAAGACTGAAATTGAGAAGCTGAAGCTAGCCGATTTGACTGTCAAAGATCTTGTTAAGGAAGCTGCCCGGAT cATCTACCTAGTCCACGACGAGCTCAAAGACAAACAGTTCGAGTTAGAACTGTCCTGGGTGAGCCAGGCCACCAAAGGCAAGCACGAAATGGTCCCTCGCGAGGTGGCTTCGGAAGCCGAGAACCAGGCCAAGCAGGCGTTGGCCGATATCGAGGATTCCGACGAGGGCGAGATGTGA